The following are encoded in a window of Telmatobacter sp. DSM 110680 genomic DNA:
- a CDS encoding endo-1,4-beta-xylanase produces MSMRRKVALAASAAFIATLATATAQDPTSLKDAYKGAFVVGAAINNAQITGQDSRGDAIISEQFDSISPENVLKWERVHPEPGTYAFDLPDKYVAFGEKHHMFIVGHCLVWHSQVPGWVFRDDKGNFVDRDTLLKRMHDHIQTVVGRYKGRIQSWDVVNEALNEDGTLRQSPWLKIIGEDYIEKAFQYAHEADPQAQLTYNDYSLENETKRKGALALITKLKAEGIPVTSVGLQGHLGLQWPSVETEDVTISDFAKLGVKVVVSELDIDVLPPATQQQTADVSLKVEQNAKLNPYAGGLPQSVQQELAKRYADLFGVFLKHRDVVTRVTLWGVTDADSWRNDWPVKGRTSYPLLFDRNGQPKPAFHEVVRIGKSTEAR; encoded by the coding sequence ATGTCAATGAGAAGAAAAGTCGCGCTGGCGGCTTCGGCTGCATTCATTGCCACGCTGGCAACGGCAACGGCACAGGACCCTACTTCGCTGAAAGATGCTTACAAGGGCGCGTTTGTGGTTGGAGCAGCAATCAACAATGCTCAGATCACGGGTCAGGATAGCCGCGGCGATGCGATTATCAGCGAACAGTTCGATTCGATCTCGCCCGAGAACGTACTCAAGTGGGAAAGAGTTCACCCTGAACCGGGCACCTACGCCTTCGATCTTCCCGACAAGTACGTGGCCTTCGGCGAGAAGCACCACATGTTCATCGTGGGCCATTGTCTGGTGTGGCACAGCCAAGTTCCAGGCTGGGTCTTCCGCGATGACAAAGGAAACTTCGTCGATCGCGACACTCTGCTCAAGCGGATGCACGATCACATTCAAACGGTTGTTGGCCGCTACAAGGGACGCATTCAAAGCTGGGACGTGGTCAACGAAGCGCTAAACGAAGACGGGACCCTGCGACAGTCTCCATGGCTGAAGATTATCGGCGAGGACTATATCGAGAAGGCCTTTCAGTACGCGCACGAAGCCGATCCGCAGGCACAGCTTACCTATAATGACTACTCGCTGGAGAACGAGACTAAGCGCAAGGGAGCGCTCGCACTCATCACGAAGCTGAAGGCGGAGGGAATCCCGGTCACATCCGTGGGTCTGCAAGGGCACCTCGGCCTGCAATGGCCTTCGGTTGAGACCGAGGATGTAACGATCTCCGATTTCGCGAAGCTCGGAGTGAAGGTAGTGGTCTCGGAACTGGATATCGACGTGTTGCCTCCCGCTACACAACAGCAGACCGCCGACGTGTCGCTGAAAGTTGAACAGAACGCGAAACTCAATCCGTACGCCGGCGGACTGCCGCAGTCTGTGCAGCAGGAACTCGCAAAGCGGTATGCGGACTTATTCGGCGTCTTTCTCAAGCACCGTGATGTTGTCACCAGGGTCACATTATGGGGTGTGACGGATGCGGATTCATGGCGGAACGACTGGCCAGTTAAGGGTCGCACCAGTTATCCGCTCCTCTTCGACCGCAACGGTCAGCCAAAGCCGGCGTTTCATGAAGTGGTTCGAATAGGAAAGAGCACCGAAGCAAGATAG
- a CDS encoding DUF2846 domain-containing protein, whose product MRKTTSVGSAVFCLREVGGALASLLLLFSAIAFLVTGPVSVAEDSKTPAVLPAPSAGKAIVCIYRTYRFTGSASHDELFVNDTHLAKLLNSEYAFIEVPPGTVVIAGLPKMYYGSITMSVGAALNQARQKENERARFEAEAGKTYYFKWTAGTMATMIKVTPVDPSVGAKEISKLHLSKPVDDKDAPKPETKDTDKPAAN is encoded by the coding sequence ATGCGTAAGACTACTTCCGTTGGCAGCGCAGTGTTTTGCCTCAGGGAAGTCGGCGGGGCACTCGCAAGCCTTCTGCTCTTGTTCAGTGCGATTGCATTTCTCGTCACAGGGCCGGTTTCGGTCGCAGAGGATTCCAAGACTCCTGCCGTACTACCCGCACCATCCGCCGGCAAAGCGATCGTTTGTATCTACCGCACGTACAGATTTACCGGCTCCGCCTCCCACGACGAGCTTTTCGTCAATGACACTCATCTCGCCAAACTTCTCAACAGCGAATACGCATTCATCGAAGTCCCGCCGGGCACTGTTGTAATCGCCGGGTTGCCAAAGATGTATTACGGAAGCATCACAATGTCAGTCGGCGCGGCTCTCAACCAGGCAAGGCAGAAAGAAAACGAGCGAGCGCGGTTTGAGGCGGAGGCAGGAAAAACCTATTACTTCAAATGGACCGCAGGAACTATGGCTACGATGATCAAGGTGACGCCAGTAGATCCTTCTGTTGGAGCGAAAGAGATCAGCAAACTCCATCTCTCCAAGCCCGTTGATGACAAGGACGCGCCGAAACCGGAAACGAAAGATACTGACAAACCAGCGGCGAATTGA
- a CDS encoding LytTR family DNA-binding domain-containing protein: protein MMPETSSLHAYLVDDEQLAIERLQRLLMAFPQIQIVGTATDPATAIAVLNDTRSQQIDVLFLDIQMPGINGFELLARLATQPFVIFTTAYDQHALRAFETNAIDYLLKPIEPEQLERALKKLGRIRPVTKPDWQQNPALPQLLNELTASLREGHASYPSRIAFRVGERISLLPLDDVTHFIAHEKLTFAVSNGRRHCVDQTIADLERRLDPAKFLRIHRSALVNVDWIHEVNSWFAGKVVLTLKDAQHTELTVARDRVRSLKEHLGI from the coding sequence ATGATGCCAGAGACATCTTCGCTGCACGCATACCTTGTTGACGATGAGCAACTCGCCATCGAACGGTTGCAGCGTCTGCTTATGGCCTTCCCTCAGATTCAGATTGTCGGCACCGCCACCGATCCTGCGACAGCCATTGCCGTGCTCAACGATACTCGTTCGCAGCAAATCGACGTTCTTTTCCTCGACATCCAGATGCCAGGCATCAACGGCTTCGAACTGCTCGCCCGGCTCGCGACCCAGCCCTTCGTCATCTTCACGACGGCCTATGATCAGCACGCTCTCCGCGCCTTCGAGACTAACGCTATCGACTACCTGCTTAAGCCGATTGAACCCGAGCAACTGGAACGTGCTCTGAAAAAACTCGGTCGCATTCGGCCCGTTACCAAGCCAGACTGGCAACAGAATCCAGCCCTGCCGCAGCTGTTGAACGAGTTGACCGCATCCTTGCGGGAAGGCCACGCCAGTTATCCGAGCCGCATCGCTTTCCGCGTTGGGGAACGCATCTCACTTCTCCCGCTTGATGACGTTACGCACTTCATCGCCCACGAAAAGCTCACATTTGCGGTTTCAAATGGACGCCGCCATTGCGTTGATCAAACCATCGCCGACCTGGAACGACGCCTTGATCCTGCAAAGTTTCTCCGTATACACCGATCCGCATTGGTTAACGTGGATTGGATTCACGAAGTCAATTCATGGTTCGCCGGCAAAGTTGTGCTCACACTGAAGGACGCGCAGCATACGGAACTTACTGTTGCGCGCGACCGCGTCCGAAGCCTGAAAGAGCACCTCGGCATCTAG
- a CDS encoding histidine kinase, translating into MNSVRNPSIDASGKLSKQSLRAFKAFCRDIWIVPAIAVVIAILILVIEHAHLSHIGTRFLGSFIYAIFIGFPTALSLNWIGFRYTERFPRFIFVIYIVVLTATATCGCLIGGVVIQLAGIIPSGFYWREVQSAWPTCLVINLVFGLSITSYETLRHRLQDATLELRTRQVEQERANKLLVEARLSSLESRIHPHFLFNTLNSIASLIPSDPQRAEDTVGKLASLLRFSISSNQTSLVPLAQELKIVRAYLDIESTRFGQRLQYEISVPDTLGDFKVPPLALQTLVENSVKHVVAHRGQPSSIIISGAKRGSDLELAVTDDGPGFSLADISADHGLGNLVGRLELLFGQAAQLNVRQAGEKTTVSITIPAET; encoded by the coding sequence ATGAATTCCGTGCGCAACCCATCCATCGACGCCTCCGGCAAACTATCGAAACAGTCTCTTCGCGCCTTCAAGGCGTTTTGCCGCGATATCTGGATTGTGCCCGCCATCGCGGTGGTTATAGCGATTCTTATACTCGTCATCGAGCACGCGCATCTCTCTCACATCGGTACACGATTCCTGGGATCTTTTATCTACGCGATATTCATTGGCTTTCCTACCGCGCTCTCTCTTAACTGGATCGGTTTTCGATACACTGAGCGCTTTCCCCGGTTCATCTTTGTTATATACATTGTGGTCCTGACCGCCACTGCGACCTGCGGATGTTTGATTGGCGGAGTAGTAATTCAACTTGCCGGCATCATCCCATCCGGGTTTTATTGGCGCGAAGTCCAGTCTGCGTGGCCAACCTGCCTGGTTATCAATCTCGTTTTCGGTCTCAGCATTACGTCCTATGAAACGCTGCGCCACCGTTTGCAGGATGCAACTCTCGAGTTGCGCACCCGACAGGTCGAACAGGAACGCGCTAATAAGCTGCTCGTCGAAGCGCGCCTCTCTTCACTTGAATCGCGTATACATCCACACTTCCTCTTCAACACGCTCAACTCCATTGCCTCACTTATCCCCAGTGACCCACAGCGTGCAGAAGATACGGTTGGCAAACTAGCCTCGCTGCTACGCTTCTCCATCAGCTCCAATCAAACCAGTCTTGTTCCGCTTGCACAGGAACTGAAGATTGTCCGCGCGTACCTCGATATAGAATCCACACGCTTTGGGCAGCGTTTACAGTACGAGATTTCCGTGCCCGATACGCTAGGTGACTTCAAGGTGCCGCCGCTCGCCCTTCAAACCCTGGTTGAAAATAGCGTCAAACACGTCGTCGCCCACCGCGGTCAGCCCTCCTCCATCATCATCAGCGGAGCAAAGCGGGGCAGCGATCTCGAACTCGCGGTCACTGACGACGGGCCAGGATTCTCGCTTGCAGATATCTCCGCCGATCACGGTCTCGGCAACCTTGTCGGCCGCCTCGAACTCCTGTTTGGCCAGGCTGCCCAACTGAACGTGCGTCAAGCCGGCGAAAAGACGACGGTCTCGATCACTATTCCGGCGGAAACATAA
- a CDS encoding DUF2141 domain-containing protein yields MIRSIRKFISFALLPVLCCSLFVLLGQYLYAQTPKTGKLTIKVTGIRNAEGNLRLALRTDENTMVDSKIVEIDPKTLTAEAVFDNLPEGTYGLAVIHDENKNEKLDFNEMGMPVEGYGHSNNPSKRPGPPNFDETKFAFSAPGTTIGIALIYWP; encoded by the coding sequence GTGATCCGAAGTATTCGCAAATTCATTTCGTTCGCATTATTGCCGGTTTTATGCTGTTCGCTGTTTGTCTTGCTGGGTCAGTACTTGTATGCGCAAACGCCGAAAACCGGCAAACTCACCATCAAGGTCACAGGCATCCGTAACGCGGAGGGAAACCTCCGGCTCGCACTTCGCACCGACGAGAACACGATGGTCGATTCCAAAATTGTCGAGATTGATCCGAAGACTCTCACTGCAGAAGCCGTATTCGACAACCTGCCAGAGGGAACTTATGGACTCGCAGTGATTCACGACGAGAACAAAAACGAGAAACTCGACTTCAACGAGATGGGGATGCCTGTCGAGGGTTACGGCCACTCCAACAATCCCTCAAAGCGTCCCGGGCCGCCCAACTTTGACGAAACTAAATTCGCATTCTCCGCACCCGGCACTACCATCGGGATCGCCCTCATTTACTGGCCGTAG
- a CDS encoding outer membrane lipoprotein-sorting protein: MSKSISKVDLTLRSFLLLVTIAFIIAWAAIGHAATPDAQALLKRSDMYRNGWPAYSLNVKITNYESGKSDEESLYLVSQKGTDKTYVEFMSPRDKGRHLLMLGDDMWIYLPDTSRPVRITPLERLSGDASNGDIARTNYAVDYSAAYVRDEKVGSENCYVLDLTARRKGATYQRILYWVRTEDARPVRAEFYLTSGKHIKSATFDEYASSAGKMLLRRLTLYDEIRHNSHSVLNYSNPAPRDLPDKLFYQGRSDRF; the protein is encoded by the coding sequence ATGTCTAAATCCATATCTAAAGTCGATCTGACTTTGCGCTCTTTCTTATTGCTTGTCACTATCGCTTTCATCATTGCCTGGGCTGCAATCGGCCATGCTGCTACACCGGATGCCCAGGCCCTGCTCAAGCGTTCCGATATGTACCGCAACGGCTGGCCTGCCTACTCACTGAACGTCAAGATCACCAACTACGAGTCAGGCAAATCCGATGAGGAGTCACTTTACCTTGTCTCGCAAAAGGGGACCGACAAAACCTATGTCGAGTTTATGAGCCCTCGCGATAAAGGTCGTCACCTGCTCATGCTCGGCGACGATATGTGGATCTACCTGCCCGACACCAGCCGTCCCGTACGCATCACGCCTCTCGAACGGCTCTCGGGCGACGCATCCAATGGCGACATAGCCCGTACTAACTACGCCGTCGATTACTCGGCCGCTTACGTTCGTGACGAGAAAGTTGGTAGCGAGAACTGTTATGTCCTCGATCTCACGGCCAGGCGCAAAGGCGCAACCTACCAGCGCATCCTGTACTGGGTCCGCACAGAGGATGCCCGCCCCGTGAGAGCGGAGTTCTATCTCACCTCTGGCAAGCACATCAAATCCGCCACCTTTGACGAGTACGCGTCTTCCGCCGGCAAGATGCTCCTCCGCCGCTTGACGCTCTACGACGAAATCCGCCACAACTCACACAGCGTGCTCAATTACTCCAACCCTGCCCCTCGAGATCTGCCCGACAAGCTCTTCTACCAGGGGCGCTCCGACAGATTCTGA
- a CDS encoding FtsX-like permease family protein, with protein MSKFLLLAFRNVFRNRRRTLMTLLMVGGGVAGLLLAGGYFAFMTRGLREDTIRAGLGHLQIFTTDHYKRDEVRVLDTGIENWRQVASTVNSAPHVRGVAPRIEFYGMVSNGIKAAGFMGSAVDPDAESSLGFSTQLASGTGRNLSSKSNGDVEALIGAGLAKSMNVKVGDGLTLLAMTSDGALNGVDVQIVGIVKTGIAEMDARFLRITLPAAQRLLQSDRVTNLVVGLDSTDNTDVVYKELAPRLHGLQQEMTLKKWIDLATYYNQVHTMFNGIFLFMGLIVFLMVLMASINTLLMAMLERIREIGTMLAMGTPRSWIVALFMLEATVLGVLGAALGVASGNLLGWLLNISGLHMPPPPGYTINIPFRVLHVPALMIGSSIMVVISLALASILPAIRASRLQIAEALAHV; from the coding sequence GTGAGCAAATTCTTGCTGCTAGCGTTTCGTAATGTATTTCGCAATCGCCGCAGAACGCTCATGACTCTGCTCATGGTCGGTGGTGGCGTTGCCGGGCTCCTTCTGGCCGGCGGATATTTCGCGTTCATGACCCGCGGTCTTCGCGAAGACACCATACGCGCCGGACTGGGTCACCTGCAGATCTTCACGACCGACCACTACAAGCGCGACGAAGTCCGCGTTCTCGACACCGGGATCGAAAACTGGCGCCAGGTGGCTTCCACCGTGAATTCAGCTCCGCATGTGCGCGGCGTGGCACCCCGCATCGAGTTCTACGGCATGGTTTCTAACGGAATCAAAGCTGCTGGATTTATGGGTAGTGCTGTCGATCCAGACGCGGAAAGCAGCCTCGGTTTCTCAACTCAACTGGCTTCGGGCACCGGGAGAAATCTTTCATCAAAGTCCAACGGTGATGTTGAAGCGCTCATCGGTGCCGGGCTTGCCAAATCCATGAACGTGAAGGTGGGCGATGGATTGACCTTGCTTGCCATGACCTCAGACGGAGCACTCAACGGGGTCGATGTCCAAATCGTCGGCATCGTCAAAACCGGAATCGCGGAAATGGATGCTCGCTTTCTCCGCATTACGCTGCCCGCTGCTCAGCGCCTGCTGCAAAGTGATCGTGTTACGAACCTGGTCGTCGGCCTCGATTCCACAGACAACACGGACGTCGTCTATAAGGAACTCGCTCCGCGCCTCCACGGCCTGCAGCAGGAAATGACGTTGAAGAAGTGGATCGATCTGGCCACCTACTACAACCAGGTACACACCATGTTCAACGGAATTTTCCTGTTCATGGGACTGATCGTTTTTCTCATGGTGCTTATGGCCAGCATTAATACGCTTCTTATGGCGATGCTTGAACGCATTCGCGAAATTGGCACCATGCTTGCGATGGGCACACCCAGGTCGTGGATCGTCGCACTTTTCATGCTCGAGGCCACGGTCCTCGGCGTTCTTGGGGCTGCCCTCGGAGTCGCCAGCGGCAACCTCCTCGGCTGGCTCCTGAACATCTCCGGCCTGCACATGCCGCCGCCTCCCGGATACACCATCAACATTCCGTTCCGCGTGCTGCACGTTCCTGCATTGATGATCGGATCTTCCATCATGGTCGTTATCTCACTGGCGCTTGCATCCATCCTTCCCGCGATCCGCGCATCGCGCCTGCAAATTGCTGAGGCACTCGCACATGTCTAA
- a CDS encoding ABC transporter ATP-binding protein — MAPSDPLVSVEQVTRKFPLDHNAVTALSNVTFRIDAGEFLAISGPSGSGKSTLLNLIGCIDKPTSGRILIDATDTSRLSPSETSLLRREKIGFVFQTFNLIPVFTASENVEYPLLIQGVRTNERQKRVAEALANVGLSGRAHQRPDLLSGGERQRVAVARAIVHRPSLVLADEPTANLDTRNATQLIDLMRDLNHTLGLTFVFSTHDQRLLEHTPRIVRLTDGCIISDTHSERFEGATREQILAASVS, encoded by the coding sequence ATGGCTCCAAGCGACCCACTTGTCAGCGTTGAACAAGTTACCCGGAAATTTCCGCTAGACCACAACGCGGTTACTGCTCTCAGCAACGTCACCTTCCGCATCGACGCTGGAGAATTCCTAGCCATTTCCGGCCCCAGTGGAAGCGGTAAATCGACGCTGCTCAACCTGATCGGCTGCATCGACAAACCGACCAGCGGTCGCATCCTTATCGACGCCACTGATACTTCGCGGCTCAGCCCATCCGAGACCTCGCTCCTCCGCCGGGAGAAGATCGGCTTTGTCTTTCAGACCTTTAACCTCATCCCCGTCTTTACCGCCAGTGAAAATGTCGAGTACCCGTTGTTGATCCAAGGCGTGAGAACCAATGAACGTCAAAAGCGTGTTGCGGAAGCTCTCGCCAACGTCGGCCTTTCGGGTCGCGCCCACCAGCGCCCCGACCTGCTCTCTGGCGGCGAGCGTCAGCGGGTAGCCGTCGCACGCGCTATCGTCCATCGACCCTCGCTGGTGCTGGCCGACGAACCTACCGCCAACCTTGATACCCGCAACGCCACGCAACTTATCGACCTGATGCGCGACTTGAATCACACGCTCGGTCTCACCTTCGTCTTCTCTACCCACGATCAGCGCCTGCTCGAGCACACCCCCCGCATCGTACGACTCACCGATGGATGCATCATCAGCGATACCCACTCTGAACGTTTTGAAGGAGCCACCCGTGAGCAAATTCTTGCTGCTAGCGTTTCGTAA
- a CDS encoding response regulator, whose protein sequence is MKNILSVDDSASVRQMVSFTLRKAGYEVCEACDGRDALAKAGHSRFDMIITDLNMPNVDGIQMISAVRKLQGYAFTPILMLTTESHPEKKDAGRKAGATGWIVKPFNGDQLLAVVQKLVR, encoded by the coding sequence ATGAAAAACATCTTGAGCGTCGATGACTCGGCCAGTGTGAGGCAGATGGTTTCGTTTACCCTGCGCAAAGCCGGGTACGAAGTTTGCGAGGCGTGCGATGGACGCGATGCGCTTGCCAAAGCAGGTCATTCAAGATTCGACATGATCATCACCGACTTGAATATGCCCAATGTCGATGGCATCCAGATGATCAGCGCGGTCCGCAAACTCCAAGGATATGCATTCACTCCCATTCTCATGTTGACCACTGAGTCCCATCCCGAAAAAAAGGACGCGGGCCGCAAGGCTGGAGCAACCGGATGGATCGTCAAGCCGTTCAACGGCGATCAACTTCTAGCGGTCGTACAGAAACTGGTGCGCTAG
- a CDS encoding chemotaxis protein CheA has translation MSSPAANNQFRQAFREEAHEILIDLETALLELNEKREDTELVSRAFRALHTIKGSGAMFGFDALAAFTHSLENAFDEVRSGRLAVTADLVDLTLSALDHMRDLLQDIPLNNSIDRDSLLTRLRSMIATRQQGPGERNASGGLAVDHLPDPASSRVWTIHFAPGPQLMRAGSDPLLLIRELGSLGELLSTANMASIPPLAELDPERCYITWDFVLRTSVGLDAIRDVFIFVEDCCELSIEPQEPPTENEGYLIAGRLEDKRESRGGRRHYDSPDSSSSIRVAAAKLDEFVNLVGELVTVQARLSELAVRRDDPDVSAVAEEVDRLASALRETSMNVRMMPIRGTFERFRRLVHDLARDLDKDVELSIEGADTELDKSVIHQLGDPLMHLIRNSMDHGIGTPEDRVAHGKPARATIHLAARYSGASVLISVCDDGRGIDVDAVRARAIERGLIKPDAQPSDSEIHALLFQPGFSTAQEVTDISGRGVGMDVVRRNVDKLRGSIDVASKSGQGTTVTLRLPLTLAIIDGLLVTVGDAYFVLPLADTLECVELSRSEIDNSNGKQLVNVRGQFVPYIRLRDHFNITNALPDFEQVMLVDTEDGYCGLVFDRVLGNCQTMIKSLGRLYQHVQAVSGATILGNGKVALILDPHRLVQECVRAVGLRVRGHPRLSGSVGGALSGPWNQSPPI, from the coding sequence ATGTCCTCGCCAGCCGCCAATAATCAGTTTCGCCAGGCTTTCCGCGAAGAAGCACACGAGATCCTTATCGACCTCGAGACCGCGCTGCTCGAACTAAACGAGAAGCGCGAGGATACGGAGCTCGTGAGTCGGGCATTCCGCGCTCTGCACACCATCAAAGGGTCGGGAGCCATGTTTGGCTTCGATGCGCTCGCCGCCTTTACCCATAGCCTGGAAAATGCGTTCGATGAGGTCCGCAGCGGGCGGCTTGCGGTCACGGCTGATTTAGTTGATCTGACTCTGAGTGCCCTCGATCACATGCGCGATCTTCTTCAAGATATTCCACTCAACAACAGCATCGACCGCGACAGTTTGCTCACACGGTTGCGTTCCATGATCGCCACTCGGCAACAGGGACCAGGAGAGAGAAATGCATCGGGAGGTTTGGCCGTTGACCATCTGCCGGACCCCGCCAGTTCCCGGGTGTGGACGATCCACTTCGCTCCCGGCCCCCAGCTGATGCGCGCCGGCAGCGATCCACTTCTGCTCATTCGTGAACTCGGTAGCTTGGGCGAGCTCCTGTCAACGGCCAACATGGCATCCATACCGCCTCTCGCAGAGCTCGATCCTGAGCGCTGTTACATCACATGGGATTTTGTATTGCGGACATCCGTAGGCCTCGATGCAATTCGTGACGTTTTCATCTTTGTTGAAGACTGTTGCGAATTGTCCATCGAGCCGCAAGAGCCGCCAACTGAGAATGAGGGGTACCTAATCGCCGGCAGACTCGAAGACAAGCGGGAATCTCGCGGTGGCCGACGTCATTACGATTCACCTGACAGCTCTAGCAGCATCCGCGTAGCGGCAGCCAAGCTGGATGAGTTTGTGAATCTCGTCGGTGAACTGGTTACCGTGCAGGCCCGCCTCAGTGAGCTTGCCGTGCGCCGTGACGATCCCGACGTAAGCGCGGTTGCAGAAGAGGTTGACCGCCTCGCATCGGCTCTGCGGGAGACTTCGATGAATGTGCGCATGATGCCGATCCGTGGCACCTTCGAGAGATTTCGTCGCCTGGTACACGACCTGGCGCGCGATCTAGATAAGGACGTCGAACTGAGCATCGAAGGAGCCGACACTGAGCTCGATAAATCAGTTATCCATCAGCTCGGCGATCCCTTAATGCATTTGATTCGCAACAGCATGGACCATGGTATCGGGACGCCGGAGGACCGCGTGGCACACGGCAAGCCCGCGCGCGCCACGATTCATCTTGCGGCCCGCTACTCCGGCGCCAGCGTACTCATTAGCGTCTGCGACGATGGCCGGGGAATTGATGTCGACGCGGTGCGAGCACGCGCCATCGAGCGGGGACTGATCAAACCCGATGCACAACCGAGTGACTCCGAGATTCACGCGCTGCTCTTTCAGCCCGGATTCTCGACCGCGCAAGAAGTCACCGACATTTCGGGCCGCGGCGTAGGCATGGACGTGGTGCGCCGCAACGTCGACAAGCTCAGAGGAAGTATCGATGTTGCCAGCAAATCCGGACAAGGCACCACCGTGACCTTACGCTTGCCTCTGACATTGGCCATCATTGATGGGCTGCTGGTGACCGTAGGCGACGCTTATTTTGTCCTGCCTCTCGCCGACACACTGGAATGCGTTGAGCTGTCGCGATCTGAGATCGATAACTCCAATGGCAAGCAGCTTGTCAATGTACGCGGTCAGTTCGTGCCCTACATCCGTTTGCGCGACCACTTCAACATCACTAACGCTCTGCCTGATTTCGAGCAGGTGATGCTGGTAGATACAGAAGATGGTTATTGCGGACTCGTGTTCGATCGCGTGCTGGGCAATTGTCAGACCATGATCAAATCGCTGGGCCGCCTCTACCAGCATGTGCAAGCGGTTTCCGGCGCCACCATTCTGGGCAACGGAAAAGTGGCTCTCATCCTCGATCCCCACCGACTCGTGCAGGAATGCGTTCGCGCGGTTGGGCTGCGTGTGCGTGGACATCCGCGCCTGTCGGGATCGGTCGGCGGTGCGTTGTCCGGCCCATGGAATCAGTCCCCACCGATATGA